A genomic region of Klebsiella sp. RIT-PI-d contains the following coding sequences:
- the fadJ gene encoding fatty acid oxidation complex subunit alpha FadJ, translating to METTSAFTLTVRADNIAVIAIDVPGEKMNTLKAEFGHQVRAILKQIRDNKAVSGVVFISAKEDNFIAGADINMIDNCKTAQEAEALARQGQQIMADIHALPIPVVAAIHGACLGGGLELALACHARICTDDPKTVLGLPEVQLGLLPGSGGTQRLPRLIGVSTALEMILTGKQLRARQALKSGLVDEVVPASILLDAAVERAKKGRPVGRRLPVRERILAGPLGRNILFRMVGKKTAQKTQGNYPATGRILQVIETGLSQGSSSGYDAEARAFGELARTPQSAALRAIFFASIEVKKDPGAQAQAAPLRSVGVLGGGLMGGGIAYVTASKGALPVRIKDINAQGINHALKYSWELLDKKVRRRHLKPAERNSQMARISGTTDYRGFSHRDVVIEAVFEDLALKQRMVAEVEAHCAPDTIFASNTSSLPISDIAAQASRPEQVIGLHFFSPVEKMPLVEVIPHAATSPQTIATTVKLAKKQGKTPIVVADKAGFYVNRILAPYINEAMRLLTEGAKIEQVDRALVKFGFPVGPVQLLDEVGIDTGTKIIPLLETAYGERFSPPANIISVILNDDRKGRKNGRGFYLYAAKGRKSEKQPDQAIYPLIGATGQNNALSPQQMSERCIMMMLNEAARCHAEGIIRSVRDGDIGAVFGIGFPPFLGGPFRYMDTLGAAQVVATLQRLAAQYGPRFTPCDALVRMAGQGQSFWSEKETDPETRGQRVE from the coding sequence ATGGAAACAACATCTGCTTTTACCCTTACCGTACGCGCAGACAATATTGCCGTGATCGCCATCGATGTACCCGGCGAAAAAATGAATACCCTGAAGGCTGAGTTTGGTCATCAGGTGCGGGCGATATTAAAGCAAATTCGCGACAATAAAGCCGTATCCGGCGTGGTTTTTATCTCGGCTAAAGAAGACAATTTTATCGCCGGGGCGGATATCAACATGATCGATAACTGCAAGACGGCGCAGGAAGCAGAAGCGCTGGCGCGTCAGGGGCAACAGATTATGGCCGATATTCATGCGCTGCCGATCCCGGTTGTTGCGGCTATTCACGGTGCCTGCCTGGGCGGGGGGCTTGAACTGGCGCTGGCCTGCCACGCCCGAATTTGTACCGACGATCCGAAAACCGTGCTCGGCCTGCCGGAAGTGCAGCTTGGGCTGCTGCCCGGTTCCGGCGGCACGCAACGTCTGCCAAGACTTATTGGGGTGAGCACCGCGCTGGAGATGATCCTCACTGGCAAGCAACTCCGGGCGCGGCAGGCGTTGAAATCAGGGCTGGTTGACGAAGTTGTTCCCGCCTCAATTCTGCTGGATGCAGCGGTTGAACGGGCGAAAAAAGGGCGGCCCGTTGGGCGACGCCTGCCGGTACGCGAGCGGATCCTCGCCGGGCCGCTTGGACGCAACATACTGTTTCGCATGGTGGGTAAAAAGACGGCGCAAAAAACGCAGGGCAATTACCCGGCGACCGGGCGTATTTTGCAGGTCATTGAAACCGGCTTAAGCCAGGGGAGCAGCAGTGGTTATGACGCAGAGGCGCGCGCCTTCGGCGAACTGGCGAGGACGCCACAATCAGCGGCCCTGCGCGCTATCTTCTTTGCCAGCATCGAAGTGAAAAAAGATCCGGGCGCACAGGCGCAGGCGGCACCGCTGCGTTCGGTGGGTGTTCTTGGCGGCGGTCTGATGGGCGGTGGTATTGCTTATGTCACTGCAAGTAAGGGCGCATTGCCGGTACGCATCAAAGATATTAACGCGCAGGGGATCAACCATGCGCTGAAGTACAGCTGGGAATTACTGGATAAAAAAGTTCGCCGTCGTCATCTCAAACCCGCTGAGCGCAACAGCCAGATGGCGCGTATTTCCGGCACCACCGATTATCGCGGATTCAGCCACCGTGACGTGGTGATTGAAGCGGTATTTGAGGATCTGGCGCTGAAACAGCGAATGGTGGCCGAAGTGGAAGCGCACTGCGCACCCGACACTATTTTTGCCTCTAACACGTCATCATTGCCTATTAGTGATATTGCCGCGCAGGCGAGTCGCCCGGAGCAGGTCATTGGCCTGCACTTCTTCAGCCCGGTCGAGAAAATGCCGCTGGTGGAAGTGATCCCCCATGCCGCCACCTCGCCGCAGACTATCGCCACAACGGTGAAGCTGGCGAAGAAACAGGGCAAAACGCCGATTGTGGTCGCCGATAAAGCCGGTTTTTATGTCAATCGCATTCTTGCGCCCTATATCAATGAAGCAATGCGCCTGCTGACCGAAGGGGCAAAAATTGAACAGGTCGATCGTGCGCTGGTAAAATTTGGTTTTCCCGTGGGGCCTGTTCAGTTACTGGATGAGGTTGGCATTGATACCGGGACGAAAATTATTCCGCTGCTGGAAACGGCCTATGGTGAGCGGTTTAGCCCTCCGGCAAACATTATTAGCGTAATTTTGAATGACGATCGCAAAGGCAGAAAAAATGGCCGCGGTTTCTATCTTTACGCGGCGAAAGGGCGTAAAAGCGAAAAGCAGCCCGATCAGGCTATTTATCCGTTAATTGGTGCCACCGGACAGAATAACGCACTCTCACCACAACAAATGAGTGAAAGATGCATCATGATGATGCTAAATGAGGCGGCACGATGTCATGCTGAAGGTATTATTCGCAGTGTGCGCGATGGTGATATCGGTGCTGTTTTTGGTATTGGCTTCCCGCCGTTTTTGGGCGGACCGTTTCGCTATATGGATACGCTTGGCGCGGCCCAGGTTGTTGCGACATTGCAACGGCTGGCCGCACAATACGGTCCTCGCTTTACGCCCTGTGATGCGCTTGTTCGAATGGCCGGGCAGGGTCAGTCATTTTGGTCTGAGAAAGAAACTGACCCTGAAACGCGGGGTCAAAGAGTAGAGTAA
- the fadI gene encoding acetyl-CoA C-acyltransferase FadI, whose translation MSQALPLVTRQGDRIAIVCGLRTPFVRQATAFHGVPAIDLGKMVVGEMLARSEIPPEIIEQLVFGQVVQMPEAPNIAREIVLGTGMNVHTDAYSVSRACATSFQAVANVAESLMAGTIRAGIAGGADSSSVLPIGVSKKLARTLVDANKARTLSQRLSLFSRLRLRDLLPVPPAVAEYSTGLRMGDTAEQMAKSWSITREEQDALAHRSHQLAARAWEEGKLAEEVMTAFAPPYREPVERDNNVRFTSSLADYAKLRPAFDRKHGTVTAANSTPLTDGAAAVILMTESRAKELGLVPLGYLRSYAFTAIDVWQDMLLGPAWATPLALDRAGITLADLTLIDMHEAFASQTLTNLKMLASDRFAREVLGRAQATGEVDDSKFNVLGGSIAYGHPFAATGARMITQTLHELRRRGGGLGLVTACAAGGLGAAMILEAE comes from the coding sequence ATGAGTCAGGCATTACCGCTTGTGACCCGTCAGGGCGATCGCATTGCCATTGTCTGTGGGTTACGGACGCCTTTTGTCCGCCAGGCAACGGCATTTCACGGCGTACCGGCTATCGATCTGGGAAAAATGGTTGTCGGTGAGATGCTGGCTCGCAGTGAAATTCCACCTGAGATAATTGAACAGCTGGTCTTCGGGCAGGTTGTGCAAATGCCGGAAGCGCCAAATATCGCCCGCGAAATTGTTCTCGGCACCGGCATGAATGTGCACACCGATGCTTATAGCGTCAGCCGCGCATGTGCGACCAGTTTTCAGGCGGTGGCGAATGTGGCGGAAAGCCTGATGGCGGGTACCATTCGCGCCGGGATCGCGGGTGGTGCAGACTCCTCGTCCGTGTTACCGATTGGCGTCAGTAAAAAACTGGCTCGTACGCTGGTCGATGCGAATAAAGCCCGAACCCTGAGTCAGCGTTTATCGCTTTTTTCTCGTCTGCGGTTACGTGATTTGTTGCCCGTACCGCCCGCCGTCGCTGAGTACTCTACCGGTCTGCGTATGGGAGATACCGCTGAGCAGATGGCGAAGAGCTGGTCAATCACCCGTGAGGAGCAGGATGCGCTGGCACATCGTTCCCATCAGCTTGCCGCCCGGGCCTGGGAGGAGGGCAAGCTGGCGGAAGAAGTCATGACGGCTTTTGCCCCGCCTTATCGCGAGCCTGTTGAACGCGACAATAACGTGCGCTTTACTTCCTCGCTGGCTGATTACGCCAAACTGCGCCCGGCCTTCGACCGTAAACACGGGACGGTAACGGCCGCCAACAGTACGCCGCTGACCGATGGTGCAGCCGCGGTGATCCTGATGACTGAATCGCGGGCGAAAGAGCTGGGTCTGGTGCCGCTGGGCTATCTGCGTAGCTATGCTTTCACCGCTATCGACGTCTGGCAGGATATGCTGCTTGGCCCGGCATGGGCCACGCCGCTGGCGCTGGATCGCGCAGGGATAACGCTCGCCGATTTGACCCTGATTGATATGCACGAAGCGTTTGCTTCGCAAACATTAACGAACCTTAAAATGCTCGCCAGCGATCGCTTTGCCCGCGAGGTACTGGGACGCGCTCAGGCGACAGGGGAAGTAGACGACAGCAAATTTAATGTCCTGGGCGGATCGATTGCCTATGGTCATCCTTTTGCCGCCACCGGGGCGCGCATGATCACCCAAACGCTGCATGAACTGCGCAGACGCGGCGGTGGACTGGGATTAGTGACAGCGTGCGCAGCAGGCGGTCTGGGTGCGGCAATGATTCTGGAGGCCGAATAA
- a CDS encoding YfcZ/YiiS family protein translates to MSKCSADETPVCCCMDVGTIMDNTDCTASYSRVFANRAEAEEMLAALTAKARGVESEPCQIAPNFTEVDEGVKLDIDFLFACEAETLIFQLGLR, encoded by the coding sequence ATGAGTAAATGCAGTGCTGATGAAACCCCGGTTTGCTGCTGTATGGATGTTGGTACCATTATGGACAACACCGACTGCACCGCGTCCTATAGTCGCGTCTTTGCTAACCGTGCTGAAGCTGAAGAAATGCTGGCGGCCCTGACCGCTAAAGCGCGCGGCGTAGAGTCTGAGCCATGCCAGATCGCACCAAACTTTACTGAGGTCGATGAAGGCGTAAAACTGGATATCGACTTCCTGTTTGCCTGCGAGGCGGAAACCTTAATTTTCCAGCTCGGTCTGCGTTAA
- the fadL gene encoding long-chain fatty acid transporter FadL, which yields MSQKTRFTKSALAVAVALVSTQAWSAGFQLNEFSSSGLGRAYSGEGAIADDAANASRNPALIMMYDRPMFSGGAIFVDPDVNVTGRSIIGNDSSQDNIAPTAWVPNLHFVAPINDQFGWGASVTSNYGLATEFNDSLAAGSMGGTTDLETLNLNLSGAYRLNNSWSFGLGFDAVYARAKVERYAGDLPQIIGANIPALVRSGQLTPQQAAAVGAQAGGISRDTQIAHLKGDEWGFGWNAGLLYEVDKNNRYALTYRSEIKIDFDGDYKSNLPPTLNPINAALGLGLPYGTGGSTIDGSLSLNLPEMWEVSGYNRVAPKWAVHYSLAYTSWSQFQELKAKGDGGNTLFYKDEGFKDSYRIALGTTYYMDDSWTFRSGIAFDDSPVPANQRSISIPDQDRLWLSAGTTYAFNKDASVDAGVSYMHGQHVKFEEGPYQFKSEGKAWLYGVNFNYAF from the coding sequence ATGAGCCAGAAAACCCGGTTCACCAAGTCTGCTTTAGCAGTGGCAGTGGCACTCGTTTCAACCCAGGCCTGGTCCGCAGGCTTTCAGTTAAATGAATTTTCTTCCTCTGGCCTTGGCCGCGCCTATTCAGGCGAGGGTGCGATTGCTGATGATGCAGCGAACGCCAGCCGTAACCCGGCATTAATTATGATGTATGACCGCCCTATGTTTTCAGGCGGCGCTATTTTTGTTGACCCGGACGTAAATGTAACCGGCCGCTCAATTATTGGTAACGATTCAAGTCAGGATAATATTGCGCCGACGGCATGGGTACCTAACCTGCATTTTGTCGCGCCTATTAACGATCAGTTTGGCTGGGGCGCATCCGTTACCTCCAATTATGGTCTGGCAACCGAATTTAATGACAGCCTCGCCGCAGGCTCAATGGGCGGCACCACCGATCTCGAAACGCTGAATCTTAATTTAAGCGGGGCTTATCGCCTGAATAACAGCTGGAGTTTCGGTCTGGGCTTTGATGCGGTTTATGCCCGGGCAAAGGTTGAGCGTTACGCCGGCGATTTACCACAAATCATTGGAGCAAACATTCCTGCACTGGTGCGCTCGGGTCAGCTGACGCCGCAGCAGGCCGCTGCGGTTGGCGCGCAGGCGGGCGGTATTAGTCGTGATACGCAAATTGCCCATTTGAAGGGCGATGAGTGGGGATTTGGCTGGAACGCCGGTCTGCTGTATGAGGTGGATAAAAATAACCGCTATGCGCTGACCTACCGCTCTGAAATTAAAATCGACTTCGACGGCGATTATAAGAGTAACCTGCCGCCAACGCTGAACCCGATTAACGCCGCACTCGGGCTGGGCCTGCCTTATGGCACCGGCGGCTCGACAATTGACGGCTCGCTAAGCCTCAACCTGCCGGAAATGTGGGAAGTCTCGGGCTATAACCGCGTTGCGCCAAAATGGGCGGTTCACTATAGCCTGGCCTACACCAGCTGGAGCCAGTTCCAGGAGCTGAAAGCCAAAGGTGACGGCGGCAATACGCTGTTCTATAAAGATGAAGGCTTTAAAGACTCATACCGTATAGCGTTAGGCACCACGTATTATATGGATGATAGCTGGACTTTCCGCAGCGGTATCGCATTTGACGATAGCCCGGTCCCGGCTAACCAGCGCTCTATTTCCATCCCGGACCAGGATCGTCTGTGGCTGAGTGCCGGTACCACGTACGCCTTCAATAAAGATGCCTCTGTTGATGCCGGTGTTTCTTACATGCACGGTCAACACGTCAAATTTGAAGAAGGTCCTTATCAGTTCAAATCTGAAGGTAAGGCCTGGCTGTACGGCGTTAACTTTAACTACGCGTTCTAA
- a CDS encoding MarR family winged helix-turn-helix transcriptional regulator, whose product MKLQDETFHLLRQLFQQHTSRWQQALPELTKPQYAVMRVIAEHPAIEQVSLMDAAVSTKATLAEMLSRMEKRGLVRREHDPSDKRRRFVYLTEDGKRLLEKSRPVGDSVDAVFLNKLSTKEREQFSLLISKMMK is encoded by the coding sequence ATGAAATTACAGGATGAAACCTTTCATCTGCTACGCCAGCTCTTTCAACAGCATACCTCGCGCTGGCAGCAGGCTCTACCTGAACTGACCAAACCTCAATATGCAGTCATGCGCGTTATTGCAGAACATCCGGCAATTGAACAGGTTTCATTGATGGATGCGGCGGTCAGCACCAAAGCAACCCTGGCCGAGATGCTCAGCCGGATGGAGAAGCGCGGGCTGGTGCGGCGGGAACACGATCCGTCAGATAAGCGCCGCCGGTTTGTCTATCTTACGGAAGACGGGAAAAGGCTGCTGGAAAAAAGCAGGCCCGTTGGCGATAGCGTGGATGCGGTTTTTTTAAACAAGCTTAGCACCAAAGAGCGCGAGCAATTTAGCCTGTTAATTAGCAAGATGATGAAGTAG
- a CDS encoding non-oxidative hydroxyarylic acid decarboxylases subunit C: protein MAFDDLRSFLNALDAQGQLLKISEQVDAEPDLAAAANATGRIGEGAPALWFDNIRGFHDARVAMNTIGSWQNHAISLGLPPNTPVKQQIDEIIRRWDNFPVAPERRANPGSAENTADGDDINLFDILPLFRLNDGDGGFYLDKACVVSRDPLDPDNFGKQNVGIYRMEVKGKRRLGLQPVPMHDIALHLHNAEERGDDLPVAITLGNDPIITLMGATPLKYDQSEYEMAGALRESPYPIATAPLTGFDVPWGSEVILEGVIEGRKREIEGPFGEFTGHYSGGRNMTVVRIDKVSYRTKPIFESLYLGMPWTEIDYLMGPVTCVPLYQQLKADFPEVQAVNAMYTHGLLAIISTKKRYGGFARAVGLRAMTTPHGLGYVKMVIMVDEDVDPFNLPQVMWALSSKVNPAGDLVQLPNMSVLELDPGSSPAGITDKLIIDATTPVAPDNRGHYSQPVQDLPETKAWAEKLTAMLANRK from the coding sequence ATGGCTTTCGATGATTTACGCAGCTTTTTGAACGCGCTGGACGCCCAGGGGCAACTGCTAAAAATCAGTGAGCAGGTCGATGCCGAGCCTGATTTAGCGGCTGCCGCTAACGCGACGGGCCGCATAGGTGAAGGCGCACCTGCGCTATGGTTTGATAACATTCGCGGCTTCCATGACGCTCGTGTCGCCATGAACACCATCGGCTCCTGGCAGAACCATGCTATCTCACTGGGACTGCCGCCAAATACCCCGGTTAAACAGCAGATTGATGAGATCATTCGTCGCTGGGATAACTTCCCTGTCGCCCCGGAACGCCGTGCTAATCCAGGCTCGGCAGAAAACACGGCTGACGGCGATGACATTAACCTGTTCGATATTTTGCCTTTATTTCGTCTTAACGACGGCGACGGTGGTTTTTATCTGGATAAAGCCTGCGTAGTTTCCCGCGATCCACTCGATCCTGACAACTTCGGTAAGCAGAACGTCGGCATTTACCGCATGGAAGTTAAAGGTAAACGCAGACTGGGTTTGCAGCCGGTGCCCATGCACGACATTGCACTTCATCTGCACAACGCTGAAGAGCGCGGAGACGATCTGCCGGTCGCCATTACCCTCGGCAACGATCCGATCATTACCCTGATGGGCGCAACGCCGCTGAAATACGATCAGTCCGAATATGAAATGGCCGGCGCGCTGCGAGAAAGCCCGTATCCGATTGCCACCGCACCGCTTACTGGTTTTGACGTACCCTGGGGTTCTGAAGTGATCCTCGAAGGGGTTATTGAGGGTCGCAAGCGTGAGATCGAGGGCCCGTTCGGTGAATTTACCGGTCACTATTCTGGCGGTCGCAACATGACGGTAGTGCGCATCGATAAAGTCTCTTATCGTACTAAGCCCATTTTTGAATCCCTTTACCTGGGTATGCCGTGGACCGAAATTGACTATCTAATGGGACCCGTCACCTGCGTGCCGCTTTATCAACAGCTCAAGGCCGATTTCCCGGAAGTTCAGGCGGTTAACGCTATGTATACCCACGGGCTGCTGGCGATTATCTCGACCAAAAAACGTTATGGGGGTTTTGCCCGCGCAGTGGGGCTGCGGGCTATGACCACACCGCACGGTCTGGGCTATGTAAAAATGGTCATCATGGTAGATGAAGACGTCGATCCGTTTAACCTGCCGCAGGTGATGTGGGCGCTCTCTTCCAAAGTTAATCCGGCAGGCGATCTGGTGCAGTTGCCGAATATGTCAGTCCTCGAACTGGACCCCGGATCCAGTCCGGCAGGTATTACCGATAAACTGATTATTGACGCGACGACGCCGGTCGCCCCGGACAATCGCGGTCATTACAGCCAGCCGGTACAGGACTTGCCGGAAACCAAAGCCTGGGCTGAAAAACTCACCGCCATGCTGGCTAATCGTAAATAA
- a CDS encoding non-oxidative hydroxyarylic acid decarboxylases subunit D yields the protein MICPRCADAQIEAMATSPVKDVWTVYQCQHCFYTWRSTEPLRRISREHYPQAFRMTQKDIDESPMVPSIPPLLAADKR from the coding sequence ATGATTTGTCCACGTTGTGCTGATGCACAAATTGAAGCGATGGCGACCTCGCCGGTAAAAGATGTGTGGACGGTATATCAGTGCCAGCACTGCTTTTATACCTGGCGCAGCACCGAACCCCTGCGGCGTATCAGCCGTGAGCACTACCCACAGGCGTTTCGCATGACGCAAAAAGATATTGATGAGTCGCCGATGGTGCCGAGTATTCCACCGTTGCTGGCAGCAGATAAGCGCTAA
- the mlaA gene encoding phospholipid-binding lipoprotein MlaA: MNFRLSALAVGATLLVGCASSGDQQGRSDPFEGFNRAMYDFNFNVVDPYVLRPVAVAWRDYVPQPARTGLGNFTGNLEEPASMVNYFLQGDPYQGMVHFTRFFLNTLLGMGGFIDVAGMANPKLQRVEPHRFGSTLGHYEVGYGPYLQLPFYGSFTLREDVGDMADTTYPVLSWLTWPLSIGKWAVEGVETRAQLLDSDGLLRQSSDPYIMVREAYFQRHDFIANGGKLSPQENPNAQAIEGDLKDIDSE, from the coding sequence ATGAATTTTCGGCTGTCGGCGCTTGCAGTGGGCGCTACTTTACTGGTGGGCTGTGCAAGTTCCGGGGATCAGCAAGGGCGTTCAGATCCTTTCGAAGGATTTAACCGCGCCATGTACGACTTCAACTTTAATGTCGTAGACCCATATGTGTTACGTCCCGTTGCGGTTGCCTGGCGCGATTACGTGCCTCAGCCTGCACGCACCGGACTGGGCAATTTCACCGGTAACCTCGAAGAACCGGCTTCAATGGTCAACTATTTTCTGCAGGGCGACCCCTATCAGGGGATGGTGCACTTTACGCGCTTCTTCCTGAACACCCTACTGGGGATGGGAGGATTTATCGACGTGGCGGGTATGGCAAACCCGAAATTGCAGCGTGTTGAACCGCACCGCTTTGGCAGCACGTTAGGGCATTATGAAGTGGGATACGGTCCCTATTTGCAACTGCCGTTCTATGGCAGCTTTACGTTACGTGAAGATGTTGGCGATATGGCAGACACCACCTACCCGGTTCTGTCGTGGCTAACGTGGCCGCTGTCAATCGGTAAATGGGCGGTGGAAGGGGTCGAAACGCGTGCGCAACTGCTGGACTCCGACGGTCTGCTGCGTCAATCTTCAGATCCCTATATCATGGTGCGCGAAGCCTACTTCCAGCGTCATGATTTCATCGCTAACGGCGGCAAGTTGAGTCCGCAGGAAAACCCGAACGCGCAGGCGATCGAAGGCGATTTAAAAGATATCGATTCAGAATAA
- a CDS encoding formate/nitrite transporter family protein — protein sequence MDKLEEEKIGSEDEEHEVDSEENAQGKDIEVDEDRLPSRAMAIHEHIRQDGEKELERDAMALLWSAIAAGLSMGASLLAKGIFHVQLEGVPGGFLIENLGYTFGFVIVIMARQQLFTENTVTAVLPIMQSPTLRNIGLLMRLWGVVLLGNLIGTGVAAWAFEYMPVFDEPTRDAFVKIGMDIMKNTPFEMFANAIISGWIIATMVWMFPSAGSAKIVVIILMTWLIALADTTHIVVGTVEVLYLVFNGNLPWQDFIWPFALPTLAGNICGGTFIFALLSHAQIRNDMSNARKAEAKAEANEQAKQKKEAKQG from the coding sequence ATGGACAAGTTAGAAGAAGAAAAAATCGGTAGTGAGGACGAGGAGCATGAGGTTGACAGCGAGGAGAACGCACAGGGTAAGGATATAGAAGTTGATGAGGACCGGTTACCCTCTCGCGCTATGGCCATTCATGAACATATTCGCCAGGACGGAGAGAAGGAATTAGAGCGCGATGCCATGGCGCTATTATGGTCAGCAATTGCCGCCGGTCTTTCGATGGGCGCATCGCTCCTCGCTAAGGGTATCTTTCACGTTCAGCTTGAAGGCGTACCCGGCGGATTCCTGATTGAGAATCTGGGCTATACCTTTGGCTTTGTGATTGTCATCATGGCGCGCCAGCAGCTGTTTACGGAAAACACCGTCACCGCCGTGCTGCCCATTATGCAAAGCCCTACCCTGCGTAACATTGGCCTGCTGATGCGTTTGTGGGGGGTTGTACTGCTGGGTAACCTGATTGGGACCGGGGTTGCGGCCTGGGCCTTTGAATATATGCCGGTGTTTGATGAGCCAACGCGCGATGCGTTTGTCAAAATCGGCATGGATATTATGAAAAACACGCCGTTCGAGATGTTCGCTAATGCCATTATCTCCGGCTGGATTATTGCCACAATGGTATGGATGTTCCCCTCCGCGGGTTCGGCTAAAATCGTGGTGATTATTCTGATGACCTGGCTTATCGCGCTCGCAGACACCACACACATCGTGGTCGGTACGGTAGAAGTTCTGTATCTCGTCTTTAATGGCAACCTGCCGTGGCAGGACTTTATCTGGCCCTTCGCCCTGCCAACGCTTGCGGGTAACATCTGTGGCGGGACCTTCATCTTCGCCCTGCTCAGCCATGCGCAAATTCGTAATGACATGAGCAATGCCCGCAAAGCAGAAGCGAAGGCCGAAGCCAACGAGCAAGCGAAACAGAAAAAAGAGGCCAAACAGGGCTGA
- a CDS encoding DUF2058 domain-containing protein, with amino-acid sequence MTKLTLQEQMLKAGLVSSKKMEKVQRTAKKSRVQAREAREAVEENKKAQIERDKLLSEQQKQAALTKEYKAQIKQLIEMNRIVISRGDIGYNFTDGNLIKKIYVDKLTQSQLIGGRLAIARLIVDNSAENQYAIIPASVADKIAQRDASFIVVNSELSEEARDEDDPYADFVVPDDLMW; translated from the coding sequence ATGACCAAATTAACATTACAAGAGCAGATGCTTAAAGCCGGATTAGTCAGCAGTAAAAAAATGGAGAAAGTGCAGAGAACGGCTAAAAAGTCACGCGTTCAGGCCCGTGAAGCCAGAGAAGCGGTTGAAGAAAATAAGAAAGCACAGATTGAGCGCGATAAGCTGTTAAGTGAGCAACAGAAGCAGGCGGCGTTAACCAAAGAGTATAAAGCGCAGATAAAGCAGCTGATTGAAATGAACAGGATTGTTATTTCACGGGGCGATATTGGTTATAATTTCACCGACGGCAATCTGATCAAAAAGATCTATGTAGATAAACTGACCCAGTCTCAACTGATCGGCGGCCGCCTCGCGATTGCCCGTCTGATCGTCGATAATAGCGCTGAAAACCAGTATGCCATTATCCCTGCCAGCGTAGCTGATAAGATCGCGCAGCGTGATGCCAGCTTTATTGTCGTGAACAGTGAGCTGAGCGAAGAAGCCCGCGATGAAGACGATCCGTATGCTGATTTTGTGGTGCCAGACGATTTAATGTGGTAA
- the ypdK gene encoding membrane protein YpdK — MKYFFMGISVMVIVWAGTFALMI; from the coding sequence GTGAAATATTTTTTTATGGGCATTTCGGTGATGGTAATTGTCTGGGCCGGAACATTTGCCTTAATGATCTGA